Genomic segment of Yoonia sp. R2331:
ACCGGGTGCCAGATCGACAGGCGGCCGCAGGGTTTGCCAGTGGCGGTTTCGGTCGCAAAAAAGCCGCCATAGCCACGGGCGTGCCATTGTCCGAGGTGGATCATGCAACTGTCCCATGCGTCGCGCGGATCGGTTGTCGGCCCACCAAGAAAGCGCGACCGGTCGGTTTTGCAAAAGGCTGCGAAGGCTTCAAAATGGGCATGGGTGAACGGGCCCAATGTCATGCGCTCTGTGGTCAGCGTGGGGATCATTGCACCGCCTCCCACTGGGCCAGAGCGGCGGGATCGTCATGGGCGAGGTGGCGATAAAGGGTTGCCGGTTCGCCATCATGTGTTGTGTCTTTTTCAGGCGTGGCACCAAGCCGGGTGGCAAGTGCAATGGACCGGGTGTTGGCGGGCGAAATGATCGAAATCAGCGGACCGAGGCCCATCGCCTGACCGGCCCACTGGCGCGCTGCAACACCGGATTCGTAGCCGTAGCCCTTGCCCTCACCGTTGTCGAACATGTGGTACGCCAGTTCCGGTTCCGGCCAGCCGAGGTGGTTGAGGATGCCCATGCGGCCAACGGGGGTTTTGGTCGCGGTTTCCACCACCGTAAAGAAGCCATAGCCGTGCCAGTGCCAATGGCCAATGCCAGAGATCATGCCGCCCCATGCGCGTTCGGGTGTCGTGTTGCCGCCCAGATGCGTCAGCCGCGCAGAATTCACCATCCAGTCCGTATATGGGGCCAGATCGTCCTTTTCAGGGCCGCGCAGCGTCAGGCGCTTGGTTTGCAGCGTCGGGGCCGACGTCATGGCGTGACCTCGAGGACGCGGCAAGCCGCGACGCAATTCTGGCTTTGTGTTGCAACGCGACGCCCACAGCCAAAGGGTCCGCGCGTGGCGGCGTCGGAGCCTCCGGCGGGCATATTGGGGTTCAAAAGAAAGGGTGCGTCGCGCGTCATATCGGCGGTTACTTCTTTTTGCCAAAGCCGGACAGGCCCGGCGGAAGAGCGGCACCGCCGCCCAGACCGGGCAGGCCGCCGGGCATTTTGCCTTGCAGCGCCTTTGCGGCTTCTTCCATTGCCTTGGGGTCGTTCATGTCAGGCATGCCACCGGGCAGGCCGCCACCTTTGCCGAACATGCCTTTCATGGCTTGTTTGAGCATGCCGCCTTTGCCCATCTTGCCCATTTTCTTCATCATATCCGCCATCTGACGATGCTGTTTCACCAGCTTGTTCAGTTCGGAGACTTCGAGCCCTGCGCCCTTGGCGATGCGTTTCTTGCGGCTTGCGGCCAGCAGGGCGGGGTTGGCGCGTTCCTTCTTGGTCATGGAGTTGATCAGGGCGATTTGGCGCTTCAGGATACTGTCGTCAAACCCGGCAGCGTCCATTTGCTTTTGCATTTTGCCCATCCCCGGCATCATGCCCATCATCCCTTCCATGCCGCCCATTTTGAGCATCTGCTCGAGCTGCATTTTGAGGTCGTTCATGTTGAATGCGCCTTTCTGGAAGCGCTTCATCATGCGTTCGGCTTGTTCAGCCTCGATCGTTTCCTGTGCTTTTTCGACAAGGGCCACGATGTCGCCCATGCCAAGGATACGGCCAGCGATGCGTTCGGGTTCAAACGTTTCGATCGCGTCCATCTTTTCGCCAAGGCCGACAAAACGGATGGGTTTGCCGGTGATGGCACGCATCGACAGGGCCGCGCCGCCGCGTCCGTCGCCGTCCATCCGGGTAAGGACAACGCCGGTGACGCCGATTTTGTCGTCAAATTCCTGTGCAACGTTGACCGCGTCCTGACCGGTCAGGCCGTCAACCACCAGCAGGGTTTCGCGGGGATTTGCGACATCGCGCACCTCTGCGGCTTGGGCGATCAATTCCTGATCGATGTGCAACCGGCCCGCAGTGTCGAGCATGTAGACATCAAAGCCGCCAAGGCTGGCCTGGGTTTTGGCCCGTTTCGCGATTTGGACCGGGGTTTCACCCGGCACAATGGGCAGGGTTTCCACGCCGATCTGATTGCCGAGGATCGCCAGCTGTTCCATCGCGGCAGGTCGGTTCGTGTCAAGCGAGGCCATCAGCACGCGCTTGCCCTCACGGTCTTTCAATCGCTTGGCGAGTTTGGCGGTGGTGGTGGTCTTACCAGAGCCTTGCAGACCAACCATCAGGATGGGGGCAGGCGGGTTGTCAATTTTCAACGCACCGGGGTCGGCGTCGCCGGTCAGCACATGCTGCAGCTCGTCATGCACGATCTTGACGACCTGCTGGCCGGGGGTGATCGACTTGGTAACGGCTTGGCCAGTCGCCTTTTCCTGCACCGCTTTGACGAAATCGCGGGCCACAGGCAGAGAGACATCAGCCTCAAGCAGGGCAACGCGGACCTCGCGCAGGGCGGTTTTGACGTCATCTTCGGACAGCGCACCTTGCTTGGTGAGGCGATCAAACACGCCGCTAAGGCGTTCGGACAGACTTTCAAACATCGCGCATGGCCTCCGGGCCGGTTCGTTAACGTTGCCCCCAAGGTGGGAAGCGATGGCCCAAACGACAAGCGCACCAGTGGGCGCAACGCGCTGACTGGTGGCGATCCCCGTGATGGGCCGGGGACCGGAAAGCTGATGCTAACCGGGTTTTGGGGGCGTTTAAGCCGGGGTGCGGGGTGAGTCAACCGTTTCAAGGTGTGACGACAGGAAGTGGGCGATCTGGCGCACGGAGGTGTCCGCCTCTGGTGCGCGCCCGACGTTGAGGTGCCAGACATGGGTGAGGCCGCGTTCCTCGACCAGTGTCACGTCGACACCCTGCGCCCGAAGGTGTGCGGCCATCAGTCGCCCGTCATCATAGAGGATTTCAGTCTGATCGACGTTGATAAAGACCGGCGGACAACCAGTGAAATCGCCCAGGATCGGAGAGACCTCTGGCATATCCGAGAGCTGATTGCCCAGATAGTCACGCACGCCCCGCGCCCCCCAGGTCTTTGGCACGAGCGGATCACTGCGCCTGTTGGTGGCGAGCGAGGGGTTCTGCAAGCGCAGATCCGTCACCGGCGACATCACCGCACAGGCGGCTGGCATCGGCAGCCCGTGTCGTTTGATCCGCAGTAGCAGGGCAAAGACAAGGTTGCCGCCTGCACTGTCCCCGGCCAGCGTGATCGGCCCGGCGGTCGGGTCGTTCAGAAGTGCGCGATAGGCCGCTTCAACATCATCCACGGCTGCGGGATAAGGGTTTTCGGGTGCAAGGCCATAGTCGATATAGATGCCGGATTGCCCCGACTGTGATGCCAATTGCGCGACAAGGTGGCGGTAGCCGAGCAAGTTGCCGATCACAAATGCGCCGCCGTGGAAATAAAGAAGGGTTCCCTTGGTCGCGGTATCGCCGATCTGGCAACGGGCGGCTGACACACCGCCCAAATTCATGTTTGTGACCCGCAATCCCTTGGGCTGCCGATAGACCGTCATGGCGTTCAGGCTAAACACTTTGCGGGCCAGCCACTGCGGGCGCACAAATGCCAGCGCGGGCTTTTGCACGACGCGGGCATAAAGGTTCCAGAAACGTTGCGCGCGGGAAGTCATACCGTTTGATGTTGAGATATGATCCCATGGTCAAGATGCGGTTGCGTTTCTGAACAGAATTCTCATTTATGAGTGCGAATTGTTCCAAAATGCACAAAGAGAGACCGCGATGGACAGCTGGGACGAAATTCGGACAGCCTATCAGGTGGCGCGCGCTGGCACGGTCAGCGGGGCCGCGGATGCGCTGGGCGTGCACCACGCCACGGTTATTCGCCACATCGATGCTTTGGAGGATCGGTTGGGCGTCAAACTGTTCCAACGCCACGCGCGTGGATATACTGCGACAGAAGCTGGTGACGATTTGTTGCGCGTTGCACAAACCACGGATGATCAGTTTACCCAGCTCGCCGGGCGCATCCGTGGACAGGGTGCGGGTGTTGGCGGCGAATTGCTGGTCACATCGCTTGCCACGTTGTCATCATTGTTGACCCCTGTATTGGCGGCCTATCAGGAAGAACACCCTGAGGTTTGCGTGCGCTTTCTGACCGGGGCGCGTCTGTTTCGGCTCGAGTATGGCGAGGCGCATGTTGCGATCCGAGCGGGAACCGAGCCTGATCAACCGGACAACGTGGTGCAAAAGCTTGCCTTTAGCGGGATCGCACTTGTGGCGAGCGACGCCTATATCGCGAAGCACGGGATGCCGGCATCAGAGGCTGACCTGAAGAACCATTGGTTTGTCGGTGAAGATGATGATGCAAACCGCGCGCCATTCTATCAATGGCTGGGGAACACCGTAACACGCGACCGGGTTCGTTTTCGGACCACCGACAGCCGTATCGTTCGTGATGCGATTTTGGCAGGGGCCGGGATCGGATTTATTCCGGAAAAGGAATTGACGTCCCACAAGACCCTCACGAAGGTGATCCCGTCAAAGTCTGAATGGTCGGCCCCTTTGTGGTTGGTCACACATGTCGATCTGCACAGAACGGCAAAAGTCCAGTCATTCCTGAGCTTCATCAAGGAACACGCCAAAAGCTGGGATATTTGATGCAGCCTGCGATTCAGGGGCATCTGGCGATGCTCTTGTTCTCGCTTTTGGTGGCGGGATCCTTTGCGCTGGGTGTTTTGGCTGCCAACGAAATTTCGCCGATTGCCCTGAACACCGTGCGATTCTGGATCGCCACAGCTATCATGGGGATCGCGGTTCTTGCCACAACCGGTCTGCCAGCCAAGGCGCGGCAAGCCCTGTGGCGTTATCCGGTGCTGGCGGCGTTTTTTGCCGCTTACTTCGTGCTGATGTTCGAGGGCCTGAAAACGGCGCCGGCGGTCAGTGCCGCTGCCGTCTTTACACTGACACCGATCATCGCGGCTGGCTTTGGCTGGTTCCTGCTGCGACAACGTCTGACGGGACGGATGGCGCTGGCGTTGGCGATTGGCGGCACTGGTGCGCTTTGGGTGATCTTTCGGGCGGACATAACTGCGCTGCTGGGGGTGAACGTCGGCCGGGGAGAGTTCATCTATTTCTGGGGCTGTGTGGCCCATGCGATCTATACCCCTTTGGTCGCGCGGTTGAACCGGGGCGAGCCTGCGATTGTCTTTACCTTTGGTACCCTGTTGGCGGGGGCGCTTATCCTGACGACAATTGGCTGGGGCGATCTGTGGGCGACGGATTGGCGCGCGCTTCCCGGAGTGGTCTGGCTGACGATCCTTTATACCGCGATTTTTGCGAGTGCTGCGACCTTTACTCTGCTGCAGTTCGCGGCGCTGCGACTGCCGAGTGCCAAGGTTATGGCGTATACATATCTGACGCCCAGTTGGGTCATCGTGTGGCAGTTGGCACTGGGTGCGGGCGCGCCACCGGGGCTTATTCTGGTGGGGGTAGGATTGACCATTGTGGCGCTTTATCTGCTGTTGCGCGATGACGGTTAGTTGTCGAGTTCTTTCTCCAGGAAACGCTCGAACGCGTCCAGATCAATCCCTTCCATCTGGCCAAAGCCCTGCATCCAGACGCTGGCCTCGCGCAATGCGTCAGGTTCAAGCTTGCACCATTTGACCCGGCCGCGCTTTTCCTGAGAGATCAAGCCAGCGGCGGTCAGAACGCCCAGGTGCTTTGAGATCGCGGCCAGCGACATTTCGAACGGCGCGGCCACGTCTGTGACGGCCATGTCATCCTCGAGCAGCATCGCAAGAATCGCACGGCGGGTCGGGTCGGCAAGGGCTGCAAAGGTGGCATCAAGGCTGGGCGTCATGGATCTGGTTAAGCGTGATGCGTGCGAAACGTCAACCAGTTGGTTGAATATCGCGATAGCGGCAACTGTCGTGTTTATGGTGTGTTTCGCGCTGCTGCGCGCGCCACAAAATGGCTTATTATCAAGTGGTTGAAAGGCACTGCTGCCTTGCTTGACTCTGTCCCACCCCGGACCTAAACCTGCGCCAACTTCGCGAAGGGGTGTTTTGACGTGTCCGACGACAAAAATCCCGCCGACGACAAGGCCCGTCTGGCCGCGTTAGAGGCGAAATTGGCCGAACGCCGCGCACCGGCAGAGGTCAAGCACCATAGCGAAGAACACTATTCGCAGGCACAGCTTGCATGGCGGATGGTGATCGAATTAGTCGCCGGTCTTGGGATCGGTTTTGGCATTGGATACGGGCTTGACCGCCTGTTCGGGACCACCCCGATCTTTCTGGTGCTGTTCATATTCTTCGGCCTCGCGGCTGGCATCCAGACGATGCTGCGCTCGGCCAAGGAAGTGCAGAGAAAGCAGCTGGCACGCGAGGCTGGCGAACAAGAGGACGAAACACGTGGCGACTGATGCGAAAGCCGAAGGCGGACTTGTTTTTCACCCACTGGATCAGTTCATCGTCAAACCGCTGTTTGGTGACGGGCCGGTGCATTGGTACACGCCCACCAACGTGACGGCTTGGATGGCTGCGGCAATCTTGTGCATTGTTGCCATTTTTGTGTTTGGTAGCCGTGGTCGCGCCACGATCCCGACGCGTCTGCAATCCATCGCAGAGCTGATCTATGGCTTTATCTACAAGATGGTCGAGGATGTGACCGGCAAGGATGGGGTGAAGTATTTCCCCTATATCATGACGCTTTTCGTGTTCATCTTGTTTGCCAACTATCTGGCGCTGATCCCCACATCGTATTCGCCCACCTCGATGATCGCGGTGACGGCGGTGTTGGGCTTTGGCGTGTTCATCTGCGTGACGATCCTGGGGTTCGTGCTGAATGGTGCAGCGTTTCTGGGTCTGTTCTGGATGAAAGATGCGCCGCTGGTGCTGCGCCCGATCATCGCAGTCATCGAAGTGATTTCCTACTTCGTGCGCCCGGTTAGCCATTCCATTCGTCTGGCAGGTAACATCATGGCCGGTCACGCCGTGCTGAAAGTGTTCGCAGGCTTTGCCGCGATCACGCTGGTCAGCCCGGTCGCCATCTTCGGCATCGTTGCCATCTACGGGCTAGAGGTCCTTGTGGCCGGTATCCAGGCCTATGTTTTCACCATTTTGACGTGCGTCTATCTGAAAGACGCGCTGCATCCCGCTCACTAACAGGTTTGGTGGGCAGATTGCCCACCCTACAAGACAACTTCCAATCGTAAGGAGATACATCATGGAAGGCGAACTCGCACACATCGGCGCTGGTCTGGCTGCAATCGGTTCCGGCGCTGCCGCAATCGGTGTTGGTACAGTTGCTGGCAACTACCTCGCAGGTGCCCTGCGTAACCCATCCGCTGCTGCATCGCAGACAGCAACCCTGTTCATCGGTCTGGCCTTCGCAGAAGCCTTGGGGATCTTTGCATTCCTCGTGTCGCTCCTGCTGATGTTCGCCGTCTAAGAACACACCCATATCCTTACGTCTGGTCGGGACGCATCGCGCGACCCGACCAGGAAACACCAAGGTTATCCGGGGGCCATCATGGCAACAGAAACAACAGAAACCGCAGCAGGCGCCTGCGTTGACGCAGGTGGTAGCGCCATTGGCATGCCGCAGCTTTGCGCGGACTGGATGCCGAACCAGATCTTCTGGCTCGTCGTCTCGCTGATCGTGATCTACTTTGTCTTGTCGCGCATTGCTTTGCCGCGCATTGGGGCAGTGCTGGCCGAACGGTCAGGCACGATCACCAATGATCTGGCAAAGGCCGAAGACTTCAAGCTGCAGGCCACCGAAGCAGAAGCCGCCTATGAAAAGGCGCTTGCTGATGCCCGGGCCGAGGCCAGCAAGATTGTCGCCGAAGCGCGCGCCGCGATCCAGTCTGATCTGGATGCAGAGCTTGCCAAGGCAGACGCACAGATTTCAGCACAGACCGCGGAAAGCGAAAAGGCAATTGCCGAGATCCGCGCCAGTGCAACCGACAGCATCAAGACTGTCGCCAAGGACGTGGCCAAATCGCTGGTCACTGCCATGGGCGGCACCGCGGATGCGAAAGCCGTCACCGCGGCCGTCACTGCAAAGATGAAGGGATAAGAGGATGAAACGTTTTCTGACCCCGCTCTTCATTCTTGCCGCCTCACCTGCGTTTGCGGCCGGTGACAAGCCGTTCTTTTCGCTCAAGAACACCGATTTTGTTGTCTCAATCGCGTTCCTGATTTTCATCGGAATCCTGCTCTATTTCAAAGTCCCCTCAAAGGTCGGCGAAATGCTGGACGCGCGGTCCAAGGCGATCAAATCCGATCTGGATGAAGCGCGTGCCCTGCGCGAAGAAGCCCAGTCGCTGCTGGCCTCTTACGAGCGCAAGCAGAAAGAGGTGCAGGAGCAGGCGGACCGCATCGTCGCCTCGGCCAAGGAAGAGGCACAGAACGCCGCGACCGCTGCCAAGGACGAGATCAAAGCCTCTGTCGCCCGCCGTCTGGCTGGCGCGGAAGAGCAGATTGCAAGCGCGCAAGCTGCGGCCGTGAAAGAGGTTAAGGATCAGGCGGTCATTGTGGCCGTTTCCGCAGCCAAGGACATCATGGCCAAGCAGATGGATGCAAAAGCGGCTGGTGCCCTGATCGACGAGGCAATCGAGGCCGTGGGTACACGGTTGCACTAAGCTCAACCGCCATCGTGAATTGAAAAACCCGGTCCAAGTGGCCGGGTTTTTGTTGGTGGGATGCAGGCTGAAAGTACCGACATGCATATGGTTGGGGCCCGATAGGGACTGTCGGGTTTGGGTCCAGATCAATCTTATAGATGCTTGGCGGCGACGGACCACTTTCAAACGCAAAGCAACACGCCTTGGCGACAGCATACGCCAAGGCGAATGCAGCTCTTCGCTTGATGTCCGCGTCGTAAGAATGCGCAGCCCTTTGCCGTTCTGACGGCTGTCAGCGCAGGGTTAGATCAGCGATAGACCTCGTCCTCGGTCGGAAAGGCGCGGGCGCGGACGTCTTGGGCGTAGCGTTTGACGCTGTCTTCGATCATCGGGCCAAGCTGACCGTAGACCTTCACAAACTTCGGGGTCCAAGGGTTCAGGCCCAGCATGTCCTCGAGCACGAGGATTTGGCCATCGCAATTGACGGAGGCACCGATGCCGATGGTGGGGATGTCAACGGCGGCGGTGATCTTGTCGGCCAGTTCCTCGACCACGCCTTCGACCACCACGGCAAAGGCCCCAGCATCGGCCACGGCTTTGGCATCGTTGATATGTACGGCCCACGCCGCCTCATCCCGGCCCTGTACCTTGAAACCGCCCATCGTGTTGACCGATTGCGGTGTCAGCCCGATATGCGCCATGACCGGGATGCCGCGTTCGACCAGATAGCGGATGGTTTCTGCCATGCGCGCGCCACCTTCGAGCTTGACCGCCTGACACTGGGTTTCCTTCATGATCTTGGCGGCGTTGCGGAAAGCCATCTGCGGAGATTCTTCGTAGGTGCCAAAGGGCATGTCGACCACGATCAGGGCGCGCTGAGTGCCACGGACCACAGCCTTGCCATGCATAATCATTAGGTCAAGCGGCACGCCCACGGTGCTTTCCATCCCGTGCATCACCATGCCAAGGCTGTCGCCCACAAGAATGAAGTCGGCATATTTGTCCACTAGGGCGGCGGTGTGCGCGTGGTAGCTGGTGAGCGAGACGATCGGCTCTCCCCCCTTGCGGGACGAAATTTGTGGGACCGTGGTGCGGCGAATGACTTCTTTTTGGCTGCTCATGGTGTGATCTCTCTTTGGTCGATGAGCATCACCATCATGAATTGCACGGAAATCATGATGCCGATGGTTTGGGTGGGCACGCCGGTTACGGGTTCAAAGGTGGCGGCGTCCACAATGTCGAGGCCGGTGAGTTTGGCCGACCGCTTGGAGGCGATGACGCCCCGGATGCTTTCGGCCACTTGTTCGACGGTTTTGCCTTCTTTCACCAGCGCCTCTGCCACGGTGAGCGACAGGTTGAGGACGCGGGCGTCATAGCGTTCATCCCCGATCAGACGCACATTGCGCGAGGACATGGCAAGGCCATCCGGCTCTCGCACAGTTGGCACACCGTGGATTGCGATGGGCATATGCAGGTCGGTGACCATGCGCCGGATGACGGCAAGCTGCTGGTAGTCCTTTTCGCCGAAATAGGCCGCATCTGCGCCGATGATGTTGAAAAGCTTGGTGACGACGGTGGCGACACCGCGAAAGTGACCGGGGCGCACTTTGCCGTGCAGCATATTCGCCAGACGGGTGGTTTCGACGATGGTTTCTTCGCCTGCCGGGTAGATGTCGGCGGCGTCGGGGATGAAGACTGCGGCGACACCTGCGTCGCGCAGCATCGAAAGGTCTGCGTCTTCATCGCGGGGATAGTTTTCGAGGTCCTTAGGATCACCGAACTGGGTGGGGTTCACAAAGATCGTGGCGACAACGGCTGGATGATCTGCCGCCGCTGCGGCCACCAGCGCCATGTGACCCGCATGCAAAGCGCCCATGGTGGTCACAAGCCCAACAGAGCCCTTGCTGCGCAGATCAGCCATAACAGCGCGGATGTCGGCGATAGAGCGGCAGATTTGCATGGCAGTCCCGGCACGGTTTGGCGTCACCCGGTTGTATGCCGGGGCGGGCAGGGCGGCAAGCGGTGCCGCAAAAACTTCACGTTTGGTCCCTGAGTATGCCGGATTGCCCCGCCATGCCACATCGGACGTGACGACAGATGAGGCGGCTGATGATCAGAGTTATCCTTCCGGCAATTGCATTGTGTATTCTGCTGCTTGGCGGTGGCGGGCTTTATTTTCTTTATACGCAATTGCATGGCAAAGAGACGACGCTGTCGCTGAACGGCGGCAATGAAAACGTCAGCGCGGGCGGGACGGCCCTGCGGATGATGTTCGAGAACGCAACCGGTCAGGTCACAAAGACACCGGACATTGATTTGCGCGGGCATATTCCGCCAGCACCCGACGGCTGGTACGCCAAATATTACGAACAAAAGGACGGCGAGACGATTGTCGGGGCGGAACTGATCCCCACGATGGTGTCAAAATCCACAACCAACAACATCCTGCTCGATTTCCGTCGCGCCGATCAGGCCGGAGCCGGAGGCGAGACGCAGACCTATTTGCGCGGTGGGCTGTTGATGGCGCTGCGGATGCAGCGGCTAGAGCAGGTGAACACCAATACCGTGCAGGGGCAGATATTGGGCGAGATAAACGCATCCATGTCGGCCTTTGCTGACCTTGGTGGGAACGTGGACGATGGCAGGCCACGCAAGGCGCTATTTGCGCGGGTCGACGGGATCGACTGGATCGAGCATCCAAGGACATCGCGTAGGCCCGCCACGGGTGAGATCACGCCTGTGAATTATCGCCGGTTCACCGCCAAATTGGGCACCTTTGTAGAGCTCGAAGTTATCACCAATGCAGCTGACGCTCATGTTGCGGCTTTGCTGGGGCAGTTTGATCTGGCAGCCCTTAATGCGCTGCTGCCGACGCCGGACCCGAAATTTCGCGCGGACGTTGGTGTGCATACGGCCAAGGACACCTTGTCCGAAGAGCCACCCGGTCCCAGCATGGCGATGCGTGCGCATGAAATCTTGAATGATGGGCGTATCCATTCGCCAATGAACACGCGCATTCTGGAACGCATGGTCGCAGGGGACATCACCGATTGGGACAGTCTGGTCAAACGCAATGGCCGCGCCTTTGCCCCATCAGAGATTCTTACCGGCTTGCTTGGTCCAGAGCCTGATTACATCAAGGTTGGGCGGATTGCGCATAAGTTGTTGCACGGCAACAACCCGGTCACAGATAGTGAGCGCCGGTTGGTCAACGACATCTATGACGGACGTTTGCTGACTCAGGCGGCGGCCCAAGGGTCGCGGTATTTTGATGCGGCTTCCATCCGTGATGAAACGCGGCAACTGATTGCCTTGTTGCCAGTGGGGTCCGCTGATCCGCAGGCGGCAGAGGCACCAACGGCAGCGCCAACACCGACTGCCAAACCCACCGTTCGGCGTGGCGCCAACGGCGGCAACCTGGGCGCCAGTGACTGTGCGATCGAACTGGGTGTGCGTCGCTGCGTGCTAAGCGACGGATAAAAAGCTGTGTGGGTCGTCTATGACCCGCGCAAGACCGCAGGCGAAAAGAGCACGCCGAATTGTTCGCACCAGATCACCACGGCGGGATAGGCCGAAAGGTCGGTGCCTGCGGGCACGGTGTAGGCCTGATTGCCAACGTTGCCCTTGAGCTGTCCCAGTGACAGCCAGTCGGCCCCTTTGACATCCGCAGAGGATCGCGGATCGGGGTGGGCGGTGAGCCACACTTCGAGGTCGGGACCGTTTGTGACCTCAAAATCGGTGAATTGTAGTTCTGTGATGCCATCGGCGCGGGTGACGACCGACACGGTGCCGCTGCCGCGATGGGCGCTGTCGGCGTCCACAAAGGTGCCTGTGGCCGACACCTCGGCCTGCGCCAGTTCTTCGGACACGACGGTGTCAAAGAACAGAGGCCCCGTCAGATACCAGCCAACTGCACCAACGGCGACGCCGACGACAAAGCTGGGAAACGCGATTCTGAGAAAACGGAACATTTAGGGCTCCTAAGGTTCGAATGGCCGGGTACTTTGCGTACAAGGTAGCTTGCCCCGGCCCGGCTGCATAGGTCGGTTTCGCGACAAACAATGTCGGCTGGTTCTGACGTGGGGTGGGTGATGCGCTAGATTGCCCTTGGAATTGCAGCGGGGAGTCGCGTCATGAAAACGAATGTCAAAGCGCTAGTGGTCGGTGGCGGGGCCGTGGGCACGTCGATTGCCTATCATCTGGCGCGCGCGGGCTGGGATGATGTGATGCTGCTGGAACGCGACGAGCTGACGTCTGGGTCCACATGGCACGCCGCAGGCCTGCTGCCCTATTTCAATATGTCTTATGCGACGACCCACATCCACGACTATTCCATCAAGTTCTACAAGACGCTTGAGGAAGAAACCGGTCTGAACGCGGGCTTTGCCGTTGTTGGCAATCTGCGCATGGCGCAGACCAAGGAACGCATGGATGAATACATGCTTTATGCCTCGACCGCGGAAACCTGTGGCGTGCCTTATGAGTTTCTGACGCCGGATGAGATCAAAGACCGCTGGCCGCTGATCCGCACAGAAGACCTTGAAGGCGCGCTTTATCACCAGACGGATGGCTATATTAACCCTGCTGACGTCACCATGGCGATGGCCAAGGGCGCGCGGCAGCGCGGTGTGATGATCGAACGCAAGTGGCAGGCGGATGCATTCCACTGGACGGGCGATGACTGGGAGGTCACCTGCACCAAGATGATGGAAAAAGGTGGCAACCTTGTGCCCAGCGACGAGAAGATCGTCATCACGGCGGAACATGTGGTGACGGCCAGCGGCAACCACGCGCAGCGCACGGCACAGATGCTAGGGATCAAAATTCCCGCGATCCCGGTGGAACACCAGTTTATCGTGATGGATCAGGATCCCGCGCTGGTGGAATACCGCAAGACCGGCGGGGCCGAGCATCCGGTGATCCGCGATGCGGATGCACAGTCATATGTCCGCGAAGAGCGCGGCGGCTGGATCTTGGGCGTCTATGAGCACGGCGCGCCTGCGCGGTTCGAATATGGTGTGCCGGACAGCTTCCGCGCGGATCTGTTCCAGCTTGATCTGGAGCGGATCGAGGACCAGTACATGGCGATGATCCACCGCGTGCCGTCTTGTGAA
This window contains:
- a CDS encoding GNAT family N-acetyltransferase; the encoded protein is MTSAPTLQTKRLTLRGPEKDDLAPYTDWMVNSARLTHLGGNTTPERAWGGMISGIGHWHWHGYGFFTVVETATKTPVGRMGILNHLGWPEPELAYHMFDNGEGKGYGYESGVAARQWAGQAMGLGPLISIISPANTRSIALATRLGATPEKDTTHDGEPATLYRHLAHDDPAALAQWEAVQ
- the ffh gene encoding signal recognition particle protein; its protein translation is MFESLSERLSGVFDRLTKQGALSEDDVKTALREVRVALLEADVSLPVARDFVKAVQEKATGQAVTKSITPGQQVVKIVHDELQHVLTGDADPGALKIDNPPAPILMVGLQGSGKTTTTAKLAKRLKDREGKRVLMASLDTNRPAAMEQLAILGNQIGVETLPIVPGETPVQIAKRAKTQASLGGFDVYMLDTAGRLHIDQELIAQAAEVRDVANPRETLLVVDGLTGQDAVNVAQEFDDKIGVTGVVLTRMDGDGRGGAALSMRAITGKPIRFVGLGEKMDAIETFEPERIAGRILGMGDIVALVEKAQETIEAEQAERMMKRFQKGAFNMNDLKMQLEQMLKMGGMEGMMGMMPGMGKMQKQMDAAGFDDSILKRQIALINSMTKKERANPALLAASRKKRIAKGAGLEVSELNKLVKQHRQMADMMKKMGKMGKGGMLKQAMKGMFGKGGGLPGGMPDMNDPKAMEEAAKALQGKMPGGLPGLGGGAALPPGLSGFGKKK
- a CDS encoding alpha/beta hydrolase is translated as MTSRAQRFWNLYARVVQKPALAFVRPQWLARKVFSLNAMTVYRQPKGLRVTNMNLGGVSAARCQIGDTATKGTLLYFHGGAFVIGNLLGYRHLVAQLASQSGQSGIYIDYGLAPENPYPAAVDDVEAAYRALLNDPTAGPITLAGDSAGGNLVFALLLRIKRHGLPMPAACAVMSPVTDLRLQNPSLATNRRSDPLVPKTWGARGVRDYLGNQLSDMPEVSPILGDFTGCPPVFINVDQTEILYDDGRLMAAHLRAQGVDVTLVEERGLTHVWHLNVGRAPEADTSVRQIAHFLSSHLETVDSPRTPA
- a CDS encoding LysR family transcriptional regulator → MDSWDEIRTAYQVARAGTVSGAADALGVHHATVIRHIDALEDRLGVKLFQRHARGYTATEAGDDLLRVAQTTDDQFTQLAGRIRGQGAGVGGELLVTSLATLSSLLTPVLAAYQEEHPEVCVRFLTGARLFRLEYGEAHVAIRAGTEPDQPDNVVQKLAFSGIALVASDAYIAKHGMPASEADLKNHWFVGEDDDANRAPFYQWLGNTVTRDRVRFRTTDSRIVRDAILAGAGIGFIPEKELTSHKTLTKVIPSKSEWSAPLWLVTHVDLHRTAKVQSFLSFIKEHAKSWDI
- a CDS encoding DMT family transporter; protein product: MQPAIQGHLAMLLFSLLVAGSFALGVLAANEISPIALNTVRFWIATAIMGIAVLATTGLPAKARQALWRYPVLAAFFAAYFVLMFEGLKTAPAVSAAAVFTLTPIIAAGFGWFLLRQRLTGRMALALAIGGTGALWVIFRADITALLGVNVGRGEFIYFWGCVAHAIYTPLVARLNRGEPAIVFTFGTLLAGALILTTIGWGDLWATDWRALPGVVWLTILYTAIFASAATFTLLQFAALRLPSAKVMAYTYLTPSWVIVWQLALGAGAPPGLILVGVGLTIVALYLLLRDDG
- a CDS encoding ArsR/SmtB family transcription factor translates to MTPSLDATFAALADPTRRAILAMLLEDDMAVTDVAAPFEMSLAAISKHLGVLTAAGLISQEKRGRVKWCKLEPDALREASVWMQGFGQMEGIDLDAFERFLEKELDN
- a CDS encoding AtpZ/AtpI family protein, yielding MSDDKNPADDKARLAALEAKLAERRAPAEVKHHSEEHYSQAQLAWRMVIELVAGLGIGFGIGYGLDRLFGTTPIFLVLFIFFGLAAGIQTMLRSAKEVQRKQLAREAGEQEDETRGD
- a CDS encoding F0F1 ATP synthase subunit A — protein: MATDAKAEGGLVFHPLDQFIVKPLFGDGPVHWYTPTNVTAWMAAAILCIVAIFVFGSRGRATIPTRLQSIAELIYGFIYKMVEDVTGKDGVKYFPYIMTLFVFILFANYLALIPTSYSPTSMIAVTAVLGFGVFICVTILGFVLNGAAFLGLFWMKDAPLVLRPIIAVIEVISYFVRPVSHSIRLAGNIMAGHAVLKVFAGFAAITLVSPVAIFGIVAIYGLEVLVAGIQAYVFTILTCVYLKDALHPAH